Proteins encoded in a region of the Stieleria neptunia genome:
- a CDS encoding SIMPL domain-containing protein: MNTRITFVAALLLLPLGIAAQEPDSETGTANRVIVVSGTGEVNGVPDVAAINVGVVVESESAKAALAANNEQMERLLEKLKQLGIAEKDIQTSSFNVSPRYQRMRNPGGEPPKIDGYQVSNQVHIRVRKIESLGGVLDQVVTAGANQINGISFSIAESETLMDEARNKAIRDAKRKAGLMAKEAGVTLGRLVAIRDHSGGGQPAPMRFMAMAEARSSVPVQTGEQTLSAQVQLTFKFE; the protein is encoded by the coding sequence ATGAACACACGTATAACATTCGTCGCTGCCTTGTTGCTGCTGCCCCTGGGGATCGCTGCCCAGGAACCCGACTCTGAAACCGGCACCGCCAACCGGGTGATCGTCGTCAGCGGCACGGGGGAAGTCAACGGCGTGCCCGATGTCGCCGCGATCAACGTCGGCGTCGTGGTCGAGTCGGAAAGCGCGAAAGCGGCATTGGCTGCAAACAACGAACAGATGGAGCGGCTGCTGGAGAAACTCAAGCAGCTTGGCATCGCGGAAAAAGACATCCAGACCAGCAGCTTCAACGTCTCGCCCCGCTACCAACGCATGCGCAATCCCGGCGGGGAACCGCCCAAGATCGACGGTTATCAAGTGTCCAACCAGGTCCACATCCGGGTGCGAAAGATTGAATCGTTGGGCGGCGTGCTCGATCAAGTCGTCACGGCCGGCGCGAACCAAATCAACGGAATCAGCTTCTCGATCGCCGAGTCGGAAACCTTAATGGACGAAGCCCGCAACAAAGCCATCCGTGACGCCAAGCGAAAGGCCGGCTTGATGGCCAAGGAAGCGGGCGTCACGCTCGGTCGGTTGGTTGCAATCCGCGACCACTCCGGCGGCGGTCAGCCCGCGCCGATGCGTTTCATGGCGATGGCCGAAGCGCGTTCGTCGGTGCCCGTTCAAACCGGCGAACAAACGCTCTCGGCACAGGTTCAACTGACGTTCAAGTTTGAATGA
- a CDS encoding DUF3684 domain-containing protein, with protein MNDSNPYRPTPIVNPDDLRDLQTPFLKRPARFASARARFLTSLGLLVAGLMIQVVTGPYGFWMWWCCYLACMICLIWAMFATVAD; from the coding sequence ATGAACGACTCCAACCCCTACCGACCGACACCAATCGTCAACCCGGACGACTTGCGTGATTTGCAAACGCCGTTTCTGAAACGTCCGGCCAGGTTTGCGTCGGCACGAGCCAGATTCCTGACATCCCTTGGGCTCCTTGTCGCCGGATTGATGATTCAGGTTGTCACCGGTCCCTACGGGTTTTGGATGTGGTGGTGTTGCTACCTCGCATGCATGATCTGCTTGATCTGGGCGATGTTTGCGACGGTTGCGGACTGA